Proteins encoded together in one Amphritea japonica ATCC BAA-1530 window:
- the trmA gene encoding tRNA (uridine(54)-C5)-methyltransferase TrmA — MALPVVDPSQYDVQLSEKKATIEQQFAEFTLPPMELFESEKTAYRLRAEFRVWHEGDDLYYVMFKPGDKHQHSRLETCPMVSEPIQQVMFKLLDYLRPNELLRRRLFQVDFLSTLSGELIISLLYHKPLDEAWTEEAKKLKEHFGIHFIGRSRKTKIVLDQDFAIEKMQVAGRELVYKQVENSFTQPNGGVCVQMLEWAQNVTQDAGGDLVELYCGNGNFTMALAQNFDRVIATEIAKVSVNAAQYNIEANQVNNVKILRMSSEEFSQALQGVREFRRLKQSEVDLSSYNFSTVLVDPPRSGLDDETVKQVAEYDNIVYVSCNPETLQENLKSLTQTHTLQRFAIFDQFPYTHHLECGVYLTRK, encoded by the coding sequence ATGGCGCTGCCTGTTGTTGATCCATCCCAATATGATGTTCAGCTGAGTGAAAAAAAAGCTACTATCGAACAGCAGTTTGCTGAGTTTACACTTCCTCCGATGGAGTTGTTTGAATCGGAAAAGACTGCCTATCGCTTGCGCGCTGAATTTCGTGTTTGGCATGAGGGTGATGATCTTTACTACGTGATGTTTAAGCCAGGTGATAAACACCAGCATAGTCGTCTGGAAACCTGTCCTATGGTTTCTGAACCGATTCAGCAGGTGATGTTTAAGTTGCTGGATTATCTGCGCCCCAATGAATTGCTGCGCCGCCGCCTGTTTCAGGTCGACTTCCTGAGTACGCTCAGCGGTGAGCTGATTATTAGCCTGCTCTATCATAAGCCTCTTGATGAAGCCTGGACCGAAGAAGCGAAAAAGCTGAAGGAGCATTTTGGGATTCATTTTATTGGTCGCAGTCGTAAAACAAAGATTGTATTAGATCAGGACTTTGCCATTGAAAAGATGCAGGTTGCCGGCCGTGAACTGGTCTATAAACAGGTAGAAAATAGTTTTACACAACCCAATGGCGGTGTTTGTGTGCAGATGCTTGAATGGGCTCAAAATGTTACACAAGATGCCGGTGGTGATCTGGTAGAGCTGTATTGTGGAAACGGAAATTTCACGATGGCGCTGGCGCAAAACTTTGATCGTGTGATCGCCACCGAAATAGCAAAAGTGTCAGTCAATGCGGCTCAGTATAATATTGAAGCCAATCAGGTGAATAATGTAAAAATTCTGCGGATGTCCAGCGAAGAGTTCTCTCAAGCGCTACAAGGTGTCAGAGAGTTTCGCCGCCTGAAACAGAGTGAAGTTGATCTTAGTAGCTATAATTTCAGCACCGTACTGGTGGACCCCCCACGTAGTGGTTTGGATGATGAAACCGTCAAGCAGGTTGCAGAATATGACAACATTGTTTATGTCTCCTGTAATCCTGAAACGCTTCAGGAGAACCTTAAATCACTGACACAGACCCATACGCTACAGCGTTTTGCGATCTTTGATCAGTTTCCTTATACCCATCACCTGGAATGTGGTGTCTATCTGACACGTAAATAG
- a CDS encoding acyl-[ACP]--phospholipid O-acyltransferase, protein MSALLRISGFLAFISIAFINAFVDLGHKIIIQNTLFKAYDGDLQILLTAVVNGLILLPFIMLFTPAGFLADKYPKNQVMKLSAWAAVAATGLITLCYFQGWFIAAFALTFVLALQSAFYSPAKYGFIRELVGESNITEGNGWVQAVTMVAILSGIAVFSLLFEMRVEGVFQLSPEQSLQKIAPLGWLLIAGSLIELVLAYRLPKTRETDRAAVYDWKAYRSGRTLVWNLSSIYQNRTIWLSIVGVSLFWSVSQVMLAVFPAVAEAHHGVHNTFVIQGTMALAGVGIMVGSVLAGRWSSHYINIGLIPLGAVGVAVGLILLPQVSSVFYQGGVFFLIGLSGALLNVPLQAMIQFNAGSNQTGKVLAGSNFIQNVAMLSFLVVTVVAAWIGIDGLWLLWMLAGLGVIGAVFAIRTLPQALVRVLVAALMKRKYNLQVLGFENLPRSGQGVLLLGNHISWLDWAMIQMACPRHIHFVMERSIYERWYLKWFMSMYRVIPISSGKSRQALQQVGELISAGHVVCLFPEGAISHTGQIGEFKKGFERACEEADGVIVPFYLRGLWGSRFSRSTDKMKTIRSGGLKRDVIVAYGQQMPINSCANDVKKKVAELSIHTWERYTSSLQTLPQSFIHTAKSAMSDMAIADVQGEPLSYRRLLTAVVLFSRRLKQTPGQRLGLLLPTSTAGAIANLAGLVAGRTLVNLNFTASESSQLAALEQAEVETILTAHKFVSKLKARGIDPEPLFEGRQVIYMEDVKAAVSKAEGLSVMLLVSLLPGFVLQWWLGSGSKLEDTAAILFSSGSEGAPKGVMLSHRNIQANLRQIADVLNVRDDDCVMATLPLFHAFGLTVTCFMPLIEGIPVVCHPDPTDALNIGKGVAKYRATMICATSTFLRLYARNKKLHPLMFESLRIAVAGAERLDPVIQSAFESRFRVPVVEGYGSTETTPVASVNLPDYLSVDGWFLQEGTRKGTVGLSLPGSTFRIVDPDSLEELPTGEDGLILIGGTQIMQGYLNNAEKTAEVIVRIDGLRWYKSGDKGHLDEDGFLTIVDRYSRFAKLGGEMVSLGAVEQEIQKHLQSEEAALVAINLPDAKKGEKVVLLVDADIDPESFRRYLTAQGVAPLMLPAEVFRVDSIPLLGSGKTNYPEARLVAERLAGKA, encoded by the coding sequence ATGTCAGCACTTCTTCGTATCAGTGGTTTTCTGGCCTTTATTTCCATCGCCTTTATTAATGCCTTTGTGGATCTTGGCCATAAGATCATTATTCAAAACACTCTATTTAAAGCGTATGACGGAGATCTGCAGATTCTTCTGACTGCGGTAGTGAATGGCTTGATTTTGCTGCCTTTTATTATGCTATTCACTCCCGCTGGCTTTCTGGCAGATAAATATCCGAAAAACCAGGTGATGAAGCTTTCGGCCTGGGCTGCGGTGGCGGCCACTGGGTTGATAACACTCTGTTATTTTCAGGGTTGGTTTATCGCAGCTTTTGCGCTGACATTTGTGCTGGCTCTGCAAAGCGCATTTTATTCACCGGCTAAATATGGCTTTATCCGCGAACTAGTGGGGGAAAGCAACATTACCGAAGGTAATGGCTGGGTGCAGGCAGTGACGATGGTAGCCATTCTTTCGGGAATAGCTGTGTTTTCTTTGTTGTTTGAAATGCGTGTAGAAGGTGTATTTCAACTGAGTCCTGAGCAAAGTTTACAGAAGATTGCACCGCTGGGATGGTTATTGATTGCGGGTTCTTTAATAGAGTTAGTTTTGGCGTATCGGTTACCCAAAACTCGTGAAACGGATAGGGCTGCTGTTTACGACTGGAAAGCCTATCGAAGCGGAAGAACGCTGGTCTGGAATTTGTCATCTATCTATCAAAATCGCACGATCTGGTTATCGATTGTTGGCGTGTCTTTGTTTTGGTCAGTCAGTCAGGTGATGCTTGCTGTCTTTCCTGCGGTGGCAGAAGCCCATCACGGTGTTCATAACACTTTTGTTATTCAGGGAACGATGGCATTAGCGGGTGTTGGAATCATGGTCGGCTCGGTTCTGGCCGGCCGTTGGTCATCTCACTATATCAATATAGGGTTGATCCCTTTAGGCGCGGTGGGTGTGGCGGTGGGTTTAATACTGTTACCCCAGGTCTCATCGGTTTTTTATCAGGGCGGTGTGTTTTTTCTGATTGGTTTGAGTGGTGCTCTGTTGAATGTGCCTTTACAAGCCATGATTCAATTTAATGCAGGAAGTAATCAAACCGGTAAAGTACTGGCGGGCAGTAACTTTATCCAGAATGTTGCGATGCTCAGTTTTCTGGTAGTAACTGTGGTGGCTGCGTGGATTGGTATAGACGGACTCTGGCTGCTCTGGATGTTGGCTGGTCTGGGTGTGATTGGTGCAGTATTCGCGATACGCACATTGCCACAGGCGCTGGTACGGGTGTTGGTGGCTGCGCTGATGAAGCGTAAATATAACTTGCAGGTATTGGGTTTCGAGAACCTGCCACGCAGCGGGCAAGGTGTTTTATTACTGGGAAACCATATCAGCTGGCTCGACTGGGCGATGATTCAGATGGCGTGCCCGCGTCATATTCACTTTGTAATGGAACGTTCAATCTATGAACGCTGGTATCTTAAATGGTTTATGTCGATGTACCGGGTAATACCTATATCTTCTGGCAAAAGCCGTCAGGCATTACAGCAAGTAGGTGAGTTAATCAGTGCGGGTCATGTGGTTTGCCTGTTTCCGGAGGGCGCGATTAGTCATACCGGGCAGATCGGTGAGTTTAAAAAAGGTTTTGAGAGAGCCTGTGAAGAGGCGGATGGGGTCATCGTGCCTTTCTATTTACGAGGATTGTGGGGAAGTCGCTTCTCACGTTCGACTGATAAGATGAAAACTATTCGCAGTGGGGGGCTTAAACGGGATGTGATTGTCGCTTACGGTCAACAGATGCCAATAAACAGCTGCGCCAATGACGTAAAAAAGAAGGTTGCTGAACTCTCGATTCATACCTGGGAGCGCTATACCTCCTCGCTCCAGACTCTGCCGCAGAGTTTTATTCATACAGCAAAAAGTGCGATGTCGGATATGGCGATTGCCGATGTACAAGGGGAGCCATTGAGTTATCGACGTCTGTTAACCGCTGTTGTGCTCTTTAGTCGTCGATTGAAACAAACACCTGGTCAGCGGTTGGGCTTATTGTTGCCAACCTCGACCGCCGGTGCAATTGCAAACTTAGCGGGATTGGTTGCCGGCCGGACGCTGGTTAATCTGAATTTTACTGCCAGCGAGTCATCACAGCTGGCTGCGTTGGAGCAGGCGGAGGTTGAGACAATTCTTACTGCACATAAATTCGTCTCTAAGCTGAAAGCTCGAGGGATAGATCCTGAGCCGTTATTTGAAGGTCGGCAAGTAATCTACATGGAAGATGTGAAAGCCGCTGTTAGTAAAGCTGAAGGGCTTTCGGTAATGCTCCTGGTCAGTCTGCTACCTGGCTTTGTTCTCCAGTGGTGGTTAGGAAGCGGCAGTAAGCTTGAAGATACAGCGGCAATACTGTTCTCTTCAGGGAGTGAGGGGGCTCCAAAAGGAGTCATGCTGAGTCATCGTAATATTCAGGCTAACCTGAGACAGATTGCGGATGTGCTTAATGTGCGTGATGACGACTGTGTGATGGCGACCTTGCCGCTGTTTCATGCGTTTGGCCTGACAGTCACCTGCTTTATGCCGTTGATTGAAGGTATACCCGTGGTATGTCATCCGGATCCTACCGATGCACTGAATATCGGTAAGGGTGTCGCTAAATACCGGGCTACGATGATCTGTGCAACCTCTACGTTTCTTCGCCTTTATGCCCGAAACAAGAAGCTTCATCCACTGATGTTTGAATCGCTGCGCATAGCGGTAGCCGGAGCTGAGCGATTAGATCCTGTCATTCAAAGTGCGTTCGAGAGCCGTTTCAGAGTTCCCGTTGTTGAGGGGTATGGCTCAACTGAAACGACACCTGTAGCCAGTGTTAATTTACCTGATTATCTATCGGTAGATGGTTGGTTTCTGCAGGAAGGAACCCGAAAAGGAACGGTGGGCTTGTCACTTCCAGGCTCAACGTTTCGGATTGTGGATCCTGATAGCCTGGAAGAGCTGCCTACAGGTGAGGATGGGCTGATTCTGATTGGTGGGACACAGATCATGCAGGGCTACCTGAATAATGCTGAGAAAACTGCTGAGGTGATTGTCAGGATTGATGGCCTGCGATGGTATAAGAGTGGCGATAAGGGGCATCTGGATGAAGATGGCTTTTTGACTATCGTTGACCGGTATTCCCGTTTTGCCAAGCTTGGTGGTGAGATGGTAAGTCTGGGCGCTGTGGAACAGGAGATACAGAAACACCTCCAAAGCGAAGAGGCAGCATTGGTAGCCATTAATCTGCCGGATGCAAAAAAGGGTGAAAAGGTTGTCTTACTCGTTGATGCAGACATCGATCCTGAGAGCTTTCGTCGTTATCTGACGGCTCAGGGAGTCGCTCCGTTGATGTTGCCAGCAGAAGTATTTCGGGTTGATAGTATCCCGTTGCTGGGTAGTGGAAAAACAAATTACCCTGAAGCCCGCCTGGTTGCAGAGCGCTTAGCGGGAAAAGCGTAA
- the ppk2 gene encoding polyphosphate kinase 2, with protein MTLKQVDSQTPSEVSENTTKTPSALLDQGMDQSFENSDYPYDDKISRKEYETTKKLLQIELLKMQNWVRESGEKIVILCEGRDAAGKGGTIKRMMEHLNPRGARVVALEKPSEQEKGQWYFQRYINHLPTAGEIVLFDRSWYNRAGVEKVMGFCSPSEYLEFMRQTPDLERMLARSGIRLFKFWFSVSRDEQFRRFQARRVDPLKQWKLSPIDLASLDKWDAYTEAKESMFFYTDTADAPWTVIKSNDKKRARLNAMRFLLNQVPYPNKNPDLELTPDPLILGAAGDQGISQKLIVNS; from the coding sequence ATGACCCTGAAGCAAGTCGATTCACAAACACCATCTGAAGTGTCAGAAAATACAACGAAAACACCTTCAGCATTGCTCGATCAGGGTATGGATCAAAGTTTTGAAAACAGCGATTACCCTTATGACGATAAAATTTCTCGTAAAGAGTATGAAACCACTAAAAAGCTGCTTCAGATTGAACTCCTTAAGATGCAAAACTGGGTTAGGGAATCTGGCGAGAAAATTGTAATTCTCTGCGAAGGTCGTGATGCTGCCGGTAAAGGTGGCACGATCAAGCGGATGATGGAGCATCTTAACCCACGGGGCGCCAGAGTTGTTGCCCTCGAAAAACCGTCTGAGCAGGAAAAAGGCCAGTGGTATTTTCAGCGTTATATTAATCATCTGCCGACGGCAGGTGAGATCGTGTTGTTTGACCGCTCCTGGTATAACCGTGCCGGTGTTGAAAAGGTCATGGGTTTTTGCTCCCCTTCGGAATACCTTGAGTTTATGCGTCAGACGCCAGATCTTGAGCGGATGTTAGCTCGCAGCGGAATTCGTCTGTTTAAATTCTGGTTCTCTGTGAGTCGTGATGAACAGTTCCGTCGTTTTCAGGCGCGTCGTGTAGATCCATTGAAGCAGTGGAAACTGTCACCGATCGATCTGGCTTCTCTGGATAAGTGGGATGCTTACACTGAAGCTAAAGAGTCAATGTTCTTCTATACGGATACGGCTGATGCGCCCTGGACAGTGATTAAATCCAATGATAAGAAGCGGGCACGTCTTAATGCTATGCGATTCTTGTTAAATCAGGTGCCATATCCGAATAAAAACCCGGATCTGGAGCTGACACCGGACCCATTGATTTTGGGTGCCGCCGGTGATCAGGGTATCAGTCAAAAATTAATAGTTAATTCCTGA
- a CDS encoding ZrgA family zinc uptake protein — protein sequence MKLLVGVVCALAASVAGAEGIERQLESHEHGKASMNVVLAGQVLEIEIKTPAANILGFEHQPETGQQKQALAAAVAQLNAPEGFIRLADEADCQLSGADVDSALLAQAYEEEGEHHHDDHDEEGHHDEESHHDDHDEEGHHDAEHEGHTDFELSYQFKCQKPEALSGFSLELFQQYPLMKQLEVQAISPAGQSYQKLDVDNHWVNF from the coding sequence ATGAAACTTTTGGTTGGGGTTGTGTGTGCTTTAGCTGCGTCTGTAGCTGGGGCAGAAGGAATTGAGCGTCAGTTGGAAAGCCATGAGCATGGCAAAGCAAGCATGAATGTTGTTTTGGCAGGGCAGGTTTTAGAGATTGAGATTAAGACCCCAGCTGCCAATATTCTTGGTTTTGAACATCAGCCAGAGACCGGTCAGCAGAAGCAAGCGCTGGCAGCTGCGGTAGCTCAATTGAACGCACCTGAAGGTTTTATCCGTTTGGCTGACGAAGCCGATTGTCAGTTAAGTGGAGCTGATGTGGACTCTGCGCTACTTGCTCAGGCTTATGAGGAAGAAGGTGAGCATCATCACGATGATCATGACGAGGAAGGGCATCACGATGAAGAAAGCCACCATGATGATCATGATGAGGAAGGGCATCACGATGCTGAGCATGAAGGGCACACTGATTTTGAACTCTCTTATCAATTCAAGTGTCAGAAGCCAGAAGCGTTATCAGGATTCTCTTTGGAACTGTTTCAGCAATACCCGCTTATGAAACAACTTGAAGTACAAGCCATCAGTCCGGCTGGTCAGAGCTACCAGAAACTCGATGTTGATAATCACTGGGTTAATTTTTAG
- a CDS encoding ABC transporter ATP-binding protein, producing the protein MIELDNVRFSWQSDRPVLDIQSFTVNQGERVFLKGPSGSGKSSLLNLIGGIQVPQEGRVSLLGKEINQYGAAWRDRFRSDHIGLIFQQFNLLPYFSVIENVILPCRFSKVRKLKAIERYGSLDEAARQLLEQLGLVDKNILTNEVTQLSIGQQQRVAAARALIGSPELVIADEPTSALDSDARNVFLSLLISECDRSESALIFVSHDHSLEYHFDRIIALSNINAVGAA; encoded by the coding sequence ATGATTGAATTAGATAACGTCAGGTTTAGCTGGCAAAGTGACAGGCCTGTTCTTGATATACAGTCATTTACAGTGAATCAGGGGGAACGGGTTTTTTTGAAAGGCCCCTCTGGTAGCGGTAAAAGTTCACTACTCAACTTGATTGGTGGTATTCAGGTTCCCCAGGAGGGGAGAGTCTCTCTGTTGGGGAAGGAGATTAATCAATATGGTGCTGCCTGGCGTGATCGGTTCAGATCAGATCATATAGGCCTGATTTTCCAACAGTTTAATCTGTTGCCTTATTTTTCAGTCATAGAAAATGTCATCTTGCCATGCCGTTTCTCTAAGGTGCGTAAACTCAAAGCTATTGAACGTTATGGCTCCTTAGATGAGGCTGCCAGACAATTACTAGAACAGTTAGGTTTAGTCGATAAAAACATACTGACTAATGAGGTCACTCAGCTGAGTATTGGTCAGCAACAACGGGTGGCGGCTGCCAGAGCGTTGATTGGCAGCCCTGAACTAGTGATTGCTGATGAACCAACATCGGCATTGGATAGTGATGCCCGAAACGTTTTTCTTAGTCTCTTGATCAGTGAATGTGATCGCTCTGAGAGCGCTTTGATTTTTGTTAGTCATGATCATTCACTGGAGTATCACTTCGACCGTATCATCGCGTTATCCAACATTAATGCGGTGGGGGCGGCCTGA
- a CDS encoding ABC transporter permease produces the protein MSTVLMLALRSLYNRRLTAIMTMCSIAVSVALLLGVETIRTQAKNSFSSTITGTDLIVGARSGSVQLLLYSVFRIGNATNNITWKSYQDIAAQSSVDWTIPISLGDSHRGYRVLGTTTDYFKHYHYGRNHALAFSDGKQFEALHDVVLGAEVAKKLKYQLGQKVVISHGTGNTSFTKHEDQPFTVVGILEPTGTPLDRTLHVSLAAIEAIHIDWQFGAYIPGSGGKQTLSERKLEPKEITAVLVGLKSKMATFHLQRGINQYRQEALQAILPGVALQELWSMIGVVENILLIISAFVVATGLFGMLTVLLTSLNERRREMAILRSVGVRPWQVCLLLIIETGGLTLCGILTGMLLLYGGMFVSLPLLESQFGLFLEIGMPGPYELKLLVIVFISGVLCGLIPGYRAYRYTVSDGMTVRL, from the coding sequence ATGAGCACAGTCTTAATGTTGGCACTGCGTAGTCTGTATAACAGGCGTTTAACCGCGATTATGACCATGTGCTCCATTGCCGTGAGTGTGGCGCTTTTATTAGGGGTCGAAACGATTCGAACCCAGGCTAAAAATAGTTTTAGCAGTACGATAACCGGGACAGACCTGATTGTCGGAGCGCGCTCCGGTTCGGTTCAGCTATTACTCTATTCAGTGTTTCGCATCGGCAATGCAACAAACAATATCACCTGGAAAAGCTATCAGGATATAGCCGCTCAATCCTCTGTCGACTGGACCATTCCCATCTCACTGGGTGACTCTCACCGTGGTTACCGGGTGCTTGGAACCACCACGGACTATTTTAAGCATTATCATTACGGTCGTAATCATGCCTTAGCATTTAGTGATGGGAAACAGTTTGAAGCATTGCATGATGTAGTGTTGGGCGCGGAAGTTGCGAAGAAACTGAAATACCAACTGGGCCAGAAAGTGGTGATCAGCCACGGTACAGGCAACACGAGCTTCACTAAGCATGAGGATCAGCCATTCACCGTGGTAGGGATACTGGAGCCGACAGGAACGCCTTTAGATCGTACTCTGCATGTGAGTCTTGCAGCGATAGAGGCGATCCATATTGATTGGCAATTCGGTGCATATATTCCGGGTTCTGGTGGTAAGCAGACCCTTTCAGAACGCAAACTGGAACCTAAAGAGATTACCGCCGTTTTGGTTGGTCTCAAGTCAAAGATGGCGACTTTCCATCTACAACGAGGAATCAATCAATACCGTCAGGAGGCGTTACAAGCTATTTTGCCTGGTGTTGCGCTTCAAGAGCTGTGGAGCATGATCGGTGTAGTGGAAAACATTCTTCTTATTATCTCAGCCTTTGTGGTTGCCACCGGATTATTTGGTATGTTGACTGTGCTCTTAACCAGCTTGAATGAGCGTCGACGTGAGATGGCGATATTAAGGTCGGTGGGAGTGCGCCCCTGGCAAGTCTGTCTGTTGCTTATTATTGAGACCGGTGGTTTGACTTTATGCGGTATTTTGACGGGAATGCTCCTGCTTTATGGAGGAATGTTCGTCTCTTTACCCTTACTTGAAAGTCAGTTTGGGCTGTTTCTTGAGATAGGTATGCCAGGGCCTTATGAACTTAAATTATTAGTTATTGTCTTTATATCGGGCGTGCTTTGTGGCTTGATACCGGGATACAGAGCTTACCGATATACTGTCTCAGATGGGATGACGGTACGTTTGTAA
- a CDS encoding DUF3299 domain-containing protein, translating into MRKLFSICLILILSSVIPAQGETVNGEEVEEIDWGVLMPADYYPEAVFDTSQFGSLDDYDPMAEIKLKAMMEALSSAPVVQEMDGQMIRIPGFVVPLVEEGLKVTEFFLVPYFGACIHVPPPPSNQMLHVTFEPGTNVENLYDAVWITGKLSVMRVAHDLGTAGYKVEAFMIEPYDK; encoded by the coding sequence ATGCGTAAACTATTTTCTATCTGTTTGATCCTGATACTGTCTTCTGTGATTCCAGCCCAAGGTGAAACCGTTAACGGTGAGGAAGTTGAGGAGATCGACTGGGGTGTGTTGATGCCTGCGGATTATTATCCAGAAGCGGTATTTGATACCAGTCAGTTTGGCTCACTGGATGACTATGACCCCATGGCGGAGATAAAACTTAAAGCGATGATGGAGGCCTTAAGCTCTGCACCGGTAGTGCAGGAGATGGATGGTCAGATGATCCGGATTCCTGGTTTTGTTGTGCCCTTGGTTGAAGAGGGTTTAAAGGTAACGGAGTTTTTCCTGGTGCCTTACTTCGGGGCTTGTATCCATGTTCCACCACCGCCCTCCAATCAGATGCTGCATGTTACCTTTGAGCCGGGAACAAACGTCGAAAATCTATATGATGCGGTTTGGATTACGGGAAAACTCAGTGTGATGAGAGTTGCACATGATTTAGGTACAGCAGGTTATAAAGTAGAGGCCTTTATGATCGAACCCTATGACAAGTGA
- the apbC gene encoding iron-sulfur cluster carrier protein ApbC, protein MQNIKNIVAVASGKGGVGKSTTTVNLALAMAAEGYRVGILDADIYGPSMGTMLGVAQSTRPEPTGENSMKPVIAHGIEVMSIAFLIDDSQPMVWRGPMASGALQQLITQTDWSDLDYLFVDMPPGTGDIQLTISQKVPVSGAVIVTTPQDIALLDARKGIEMFRKVDIPVLGIVENMSVHICSNCGHTEAIFGNGGGEELSRTYEAPLVGQLPLKLAIREAVDSGKPTLVADPQGAESEIYRSIARQLAEGLKARGEQKTAMPNISISTD, encoded by the coding sequence ATGCAAAATATTAAGAACATTGTTGCGGTTGCATCCGGTAAAGGGGGTGTGGGTAAGTCGACAACGACGGTAAATCTTGCGTTGGCTATGGCCGCTGAAGGTTACCGTGTCGGTATTCTGGATGCGGATATTTATGGTCCGAGTATGGGGACGATGTTAGGTGTTGCTCAGTCAACCCGGCCCGAGCCAACCGGCGAAAACTCGATGAAACCGGTTATTGCACATGGGATAGAGGTGATGTCGATCGCCTTCCTGATAGATGATTCCCAGCCGATGGTTTGGCGTGGACCTATGGCCAGTGGTGCGTTGCAGCAGCTGATCACACAGACTGATTGGAGTGATCTGGATTACTTGTTTGTGGATATGCCGCCAGGTACAGGTGATATACAGCTGACGATTTCTCAGAAGGTGCCGGTGAGTGGTGCTGTGATTGTCACAACTCCTCAGGATATCGCACTGTTAGATGCCCGTAAGGGGATTGAAATGTTCCGTAAAGTTGATATCCCTGTGTTGGGTATTGTTGAGAACATGAGTGTGCATATTTGTAGCAACTGTGGCCATACTGAAGCGATCTTTGGTAACGGGGGGGGGGAAGAGCTGTCCCGCACCTATGAGGCGCCTTTAGTGGGTCAGCTGCCGCTTAAACTGGCTATTCGTGAGGCGGTAGATAGCGGAAAACCTACGCTGGTAGCGGATCCTCAGGGTGCTGAGTCTGAGATCTATCGTTCGATCGCCCGCCAGTTGGCAGAGGGGTTAAAAGCTCGCGGCGAACAGAAGACGGCGATGCCGAATATATCTATCAGCACGGATTAA
- the dcd gene encoding dCTP deaminase — MGIKSDSWIRRTSIEQGMIEPFEPGQVRRRNEERLISYGTSSYGYDVRCADEFKIFTNINSSIVDPKNFDDGSFVDVKSDVCIIPPNSFALARTVEYFRIPRDVLTICLGKSTYARCGIIVNVTPLEPEWEGHVTLEFSNTTPLPAKIYANEGVAQMLFLGADEVCETSYKDRDGKYQGQTGVVVPRT, encoded by the coding sequence ATGGGTATCAAATCAGACAGCTGGATTCGCCGTACTTCAATTGAACAGGGCATGATCGAACCGTTTGAACCGGGTCAGGTACGTCGCCGTAATGAAGAGCGGCTAATCTCCTACGGTACTTCCAGTTACGGTTATGATGTCCGTTGTGCTGATGAATTCAAAATTTTTACCAATATCAATTCATCGATTGTTGATCCGAAGAATTTCGACGATGGCAGCTTTGTTGATGTTAAATCTGATGTCTGCATTATCCCGCCGAACTCCTTTGCTCTGGCGCGTACGGTTGAATACTTCCGTATTCCTCGCGATGTTCTGACAATTTGTCTGGGTAAGAGCACCTATGCTCGTTGTGGCATTATCGTTAATGTGACGCCATTAGAGCCTGAATGGGAAGGTCATGTGACCCTGGAATTTTCCAATACGACGCCATTGCCAGCAAAAATATATGCCAACGAAGGCGTTGCTCAGATGTTGTTTTTGGGGGCTGATGAAGTCTGCGAAACTTCATACAAAGATCGTGATGGAAAATATCAGGGACAAACCGGAGTGGTTGTTCCCCGCACATGA